A section of the Nitrospinota bacterium genome encodes:
- a CDS encoding efflux RND transporter periplasmic adaptor subunit: protein MADVLFRFRLGALIFFAISGVLLSCSAKGEVSIDEKREAIHVELFKVVPRTISKKYTVSALLEGSEEAIVASSIAGVVKEFYVREGDHVKRGEKMLLIDPEDYLLETKRARAVAKAKRNSYKREKKLKAKGAVSGAVLEAVQTEMEIADVALSQAELALKRTVVKSPIKGEVVTRDILLGSRVMPGSRLFKVVDTDKVKMNVALSEKEVIHLHTDDELAVEIDAWPGVVFVGKIISVRISPDAETASFPVEIILKSDDKLKPGMVARTSLKGEIFENLILVPAEAIMEKGGEDFIFIFSDGAAKLRKIERGKRFGDFIEVTGGLGAGEEIIPVFGPELVDGSPVEVVKKGSTEDKGKDIPLQGASIMDDPAESVEK, encoded by the coding sequence ATGGCGGATGTTCTTTTCCGGTTCAGGCTGGGCGCGCTCATTTTTTTCGCTATCTCTGGAGTCCTCCTTTCGTGCTCCGCCAAAGGAGAGGTCTCAATTGATGAGAAGAGGGAGGCGATCCATGTTGAGCTTTTCAAGGTGGTTCCACGCACCATATCGAAGAAATATACCGTGTCGGCGCTCCTTGAGGGGAGCGAGGAGGCGATAGTGGCCTCATCGATCGCCGGAGTAGTAAAGGAGTTTTATGTGCGTGAAGGGGATCATGTAAAACGGGGGGAGAAGATGCTTCTGATAGATCCGGAAGATTATCTTCTGGAAACAAAGCGCGCTCGAGCGGTGGCGAAGGCGAAAAGAAACAGCTACAAAAGAGAGAAGAAGCTAAAGGCGAAGGGGGCGGTTTCCGGCGCTGTGCTTGAGGCTGTTCAAACAGAAATGGAGATCGCGGATGTCGCGCTCTCCCAGGCGGAGCTTGCGCTGAAAAGGACGGTTGTCAAAAGCCCGATAAAGGGGGAGGTTGTCACCAGGGATATCCTTTTGGGTAGCCGCGTAATGCCGGGGAGCAGACTGTTCAAGGTAGTGGATACTGACAAAGTAAAGATGAACGTCGCGCTCTCGGAAAAGGAGGTGATCCACCTCCATACGGACGATGAGCTTGCCGTGGAGATCGACGCTTGGCCGGGGGTTGTATTTGTTGGGAAGATTATTTCTGTCCGGATAAGTCCCGATGCGGAAACCGCCTCGTTCCCTGTCGAAATAATCCTCAAAAGCGACGACAAGCTGAAACCGGGGATGGTTGCCCGCACATCGCTAAAAGGTGAAATTTTTGAAAACCTGATCCTTGTTCCTGCCGAAGCGATCATGGAAAAAGGGGGAGAGGATTTCATATTCATATTTTCAGACGGCGCGGCGAAGTTGAGGAAGATAGAAAGAGGAAAGCGTTTCGGCGATTTTATTGAGGTTACCGGCGGCCTTGGTGCGGGGGAGGAGATAATACCTGTATTTGGGCCGGAGCTTGTGGACGGATCACCTGTTGAGGTGGTGAAAAAGGGGAGCACAGAAGATAAGGGGAAAGATATTCCCCTTCAGGGGGCGTCTATTATGGATGATCCCGCAGAGAGCGTTGAGAAATGA
- a CDS encoding tetratricopeptide repeat protein, which produces MKNIKSPGEGESKMEGNISHLPQIQKLYLEYRPLLNDLAQKYPIIRTSIGDKALAENLLGIFEKLGFNSFAQNKQETRVIVQNLGQWLSKGNLVLLHYHPQYTRSNIIELLRQVKKVLPNLPFTNLVPIFLKSVSPKQQLEVFRLLGNFGIRSALFLTPGATTEQNIEELLEGLLDFSDALKQKVSVEEEEILKAGELDTDKIDMYKALNDEATEHMAKGNYEKAIELLTKAIELKPNFEALMNRGDSFFKIRKYNLALNDYREANNLQKSAPDPYAKISACCFAMIPIQAKNGNTEKAKELFNTGMKHIKQSETMIEKVIKENSAFPEKVPVSPFAPIMNALASTDIRGLGLEEEQKSLSELTAKMLEKTKDIDFLGKSLDIDAKIDNAILLARFKYYGEAEKIFRNVIEQDATMVGPVFNNFAIELRKNGQVGKAFEIFKELLQHEVPDREIVIENLKTAGLGYANAVREGYDLAKAAGIYKEILSFKPKQMEWILCELAETYLEMDDQAQASFRLMEAIYANPNLAKIKQFQKYTKLAGLIEDMTKKLTGASTEKDQGSKKAEGK; this is translated from the coding sequence ATGAAAAATATTAAGTCTCCAGGGGAGGGTGAGTCAAAAATGGAAGGCAATATCAGTCACCTCCCTCAAATACAGAAGCTTTACCTCGAATACCGCCCACTATTGAACGATCTTGCCCAAAAATATCCGATTATCCGGACCTCTATTGGGGACAAGGCGCTCGCCGAAAACCTTCTTGGTATATTTGAAAAACTTGGTTTCAACAGCTTCGCCCAGAACAAGCAGGAGACAAGGGTTATTGTTCAAAACCTCGGTCAATGGCTGTCAAAAGGGAACCTCGTACTCCTCCATTATCACCCGCAGTATACCCGGTCCAATATCATTGAGCTTTTGCGGCAGGTTAAAAAAGTATTGCCTAACCTCCCGTTTACGAATCTGGTGCCGATATTCCTGAAATCGGTATCTCCAAAACAACAGCTAGAGGTATTCAGGCTTTTGGGCAATTTTGGAATCAGGTCCGCCCTCTTCCTCACGCCCGGAGCGACCACCGAACAGAATATTGAAGAACTGCTTGAGGGGCTTCTCGATTTCAGCGACGCACTAAAACAGAAAGTTTCGGTGGAAGAAGAGGAGATCCTGAAAGCCGGCGAGTTGGACACCGACAAGATAGACATGTACAAGGCGCTGAACGACGAAGCCACGGAACATATGGCGAAGGGGAACTATGAAAAAGCGATCGAGCTTCTTACAAAAGCCATTGAACTGAAGCCCAATTTTGAGGCGCTCATGAACCGGGGCGACTCTTTCTTTAAAATCAGGAAATACAATCTTGCGCTAAACGACTATCGTGAGGCAAACAATCTCCAGAAGTCTGCACCTGACCCGTACGCGAAGATCAGCGCCTGCTGTTTCGCAATGATCCCGATTCAGGCGAAGAACGGCAACACTGAAAAGGCCAAGGAACTTTTCAATACCGGAATGAAGCACATTAAGCAGTCCGAAACGATGATTGAAAAGGTCATCAAGGAAAACAGCGCCTTCCCGGAAAAAGTGCCCGTCTCCCCTTTCGCGCCCATCATGAACGCGCTCGCATCCACCGACATAAGGGGGCTTGGCCTTGAAGAAGAGCAGAAAAGCCTCTCGGAGCTCACCGCCAAAATGCTGGAAAAAACGAAGGATATCGATTTTCTCGGAAAGAGCCTTGATATTGACGCCAAGATCGACAACGCGATCCTCCTCGCGAGATTCAAATATTACGGAGAGGCCGAGAAGATATTCAGAAACGTCATCGAACAGGATGCGACCATGGTCGGCCCCGTATTCAATAATTTCGCCATAGAGCTAAGAAAGAACGGACAGGTAGGTAAGGCGTTTGAAATATTCAAGGAACTCCTTCAGCACGAAGTGCCCGACAGGGAGATCGTTATCGAAAACCTCAAAACTGCGGGACTTGGCTACGCGAACGCGGTCAGGGAAGGGTACGATCTCGCAAAGGCGGCTGGCATCTACAAGGAGATTCTTTCATTCAAGCCAAAACAGATGGAGTGGATACTTTGCGAACTGGCCGAAACATATCTTGAGATGGATGATCAGGCTCAGGCTTCATTTCGCCTCATGGAAGCGATCTATGCCAATCCGAATCTTGCGAAAATTAAACAGTTCCAAAAATACACCAAGCTCGCGGGCCTTATTGAAGATATGACAAAAAAACTTACCGGTGCTTCTACGGAAAAAGATCAGGGCAGCAAAAAAGCCGAGGGAAAATAA
- a CDS encoding PAS domain S-box protein, translating into MSPVKEKQIYLYLVMASVSIVIAATSIGILYNVSFEQQKHGLKHLVQSRARFVESHIRQDSSSARLDTKSPFERTLELLRMSQEDYAGFGNTGEFTMAKLENDKVHFLIRHRHDNPLLDEEEHVPFPMGSKNADPIQRALAGLSGTMIGEDYRGVSVLAAYEPVKFEGFPVGIVAKVDLPEIRAPFIRAAIITSLCALVAIVIGTLIFRRVSDPLISELYESEVRYRQLVELSPDGIIIHSGGKVVFSNSAASQLAGGKGPEDLFGKPVLGFVHPDYHEFVKERIRIMMEEKKKLPLAEEKFIRLDGREIDVEVTSMPIVYMKKPAVQLVFRDIRERRQRDEERSRLVKAIEQSAETVVITDVDGNIQYANPFFEKSTGYTREEAIGKNPRILQSGKHPESFYDNLWETVTGGKVWSGYFVNKKKDGTLYEEEATISPVFDKSGKIVNYVAVKRDVTHEKSLQRAKEYFTAVTSHELRTPVTKLKLVKKLLGDIFADEKPRPEFDKVMSTINETDSSLNRILMETELLTDLSLTQTEKYLRKVFIHNILSVSIENALESGMEEHREVSIIENLDNIPVATEIYGNNDMVKTVFDNILSNAIKYTPDGKSIHVSAGIQDGLIAVEFKDEGVGIPKEVKERIFEPYYSLSNVLNYSTGQYKFKGGGVGLGLTISRMIMEFHNGELLVESEGVDKGTKVTLKFPLLKKV; encoded by the coding sequence ATGAGTCCAGTAAAAGAGAAACAGATATACCTCTATCTCGTGATGGCTTCTGTTTCGATAGTCATTGCCGCTACATCCATAGGTATTCTTTACAACGTATCTTTTGAACAGCAAAAACATGGGTTGAAGCACCTGGTCCAAAGCCGCGCCCGATTTGTCGAGTCACACATACGGCAGGATAGTTCGTCTGCCAGGTTGGATACCAAATCCCCATTTGAACGAACGCTTGAACTGCTGCGGATGTCCCAGGAAGACTACGCGGGATTTGGGAATACCGGCGAATTTACAATGGCAAAACTTGAGAATGATAAGGTTCATTTTCTCATAAGGCACAGGCATGATAACCCTTTGCTCGACGAGGAAGAGCATGTTCCCTTCCCGATGGGTAGCAAGAACGCCGACCCGATCCAGAGGGCTTTGGCGGGGTTGTCCGGTACGATGATCGGGGAGGATTACAGGGGAGTATCGGTTTTGGCCGCGTACGAACCGGTCAAATTCGAGGGTTTTCCTGTCGGGATCGTTGCGAAAGTCGATTTGCCGGAGATACGTGCGCCGTTCATTCGGGCGGCCATCATCACCTCTCTTTGCGCGCTTGTGGCGATAGTCATAGGAACGCTCATTTTCAGGAGGGTAAGCGACCCGTTAATATCGGAACTCTATGAGAGCGAGGTACGATATCGCCAGCTGGTGGAGCTGTCACCGGACGGGATCATTATTCACTCAGGAGGGAAAGTGGTTTTTTCCAACAGCGCGGCTTCGCAATTGGCTGGCGGAAAGGGGCCTGAAGACCTTTTTGGAAAACCGGTTTTGGGATTCGTACACCCCGACTACCATGAATTCGTAAAAGAGCGGATACGGATAATGATGGAAGAGAAAAAGAAGCTCCCCCTTGCTGAAGAAAAATTCATCCGGCTTGATGGACGTGAAATCGATGTAGAGGTAACTTCAATGCCGATCGTGTATATGAAAAAGCCAGCGGTACAGCTTGTATTCCGCGACATCCGGGAGCGGAGGCAAAGGGACGAGGAGCGCTCGCGTCTGGTAAAGGCCATCGAGCAGTCCGCCGAAACTGTCGTCATAACGGATGTTGACGGCAATATACAGTACGCAAATCCCTTTTTTGAAAAAAGCACCGGCTATACAAGAGAGGAGGCAATCGGGAAAAATCCGCGTATTCTGCAAAGCGGCAAGCACCCAGAATCTTTTTATGACAATCTCTGGGAGACGGTTACTGGCGGGAAGGTATGGTCGGGGTATTTTGTAAACAAAAAGAAAGACGGAACGCTTTACGAGGAAGAGGCGACCATTTCCCCCGTTTTCGACAAGAGCGGGAAGATAGTCAATTATGTGGCGGTGAAGCGCGACGTAACGCATGAGAAATCACTTCAGAGAGCAAAAGAGTATTTCACGGCCGTCACATCCCACGAACTCAGGACCCCTGTCACAAAATTGAAATTGGTGAAAAAGCTTCTTGGCGATATTTTTGCCGACGAAAAGCCAAGGCCCGAATTTGACAAGGTAATGTCGACGATCAATGAAACCGACAGCAGTCTGAACAGGATACTGATGGAGACCGAGCTTCTAACCGATTTGAGCCTTACGCAAACTGAAAAATATCTTAGAAAGGTATTTATACATAATATCCTTTCAGTCAGCATAGAAAACGCTCTGGAGTCCGGAATGGAGGAGCACAGGGAGGTATCGATAATCGAGAACCTCGACAATATCCCGGTGGCGACAGAAATTTACGGCAACAATGATATGGTAAAGACCGTTTTTGATAACATACTTTCCAACGCGATAAAGTATACGCCGGACGGAAAGAGCATTCATGTCTCCGCCGGAATTCAGGACGGTCTTATTGCGGTGGAATTCAAGGACGAGGGGGTCGGTATTCCAAAAGAGGTCAAGGAGCGGATATTTGAGCCATATTATTCACTCAGCAATGTGCTGAACTATTCAACCGGGCAGTACAAGTTCAAGGGGGGCGGGGTTGGCCTTGGTTTGACCATATCCCGCATGATCATGGAGTTTCACAACGGGGAGCTTCTTGTAGAGAGCGAAGGGGTGGATAAGGGAACCAAGGTTACGCTGAAGTTTCCGCTTCTCAAAAAGGTGTAA